Proteins encoded by one window of Lactobacillus sp. ESL0684:
- the whiA gene encoding DNA-binding protein WhiA: MASYASEVKKELTSLKINPEHAKAELAAFLRMNGVLNFHDHQFSLDITTENPAIARHIFSLIKTAYRVEPLLIVSRKMKLKKNNQYLVRLQNHVREILSNLEILTPQAELVTRIPERITSSREGSMSYLRGAFLASGSVNNPETSRYHLEIYSAYQDHNNDLLELMNHYFNLNAKTTPRRNGYIVYLKEAEKIGDFLHIVGALNAMLAFEDLRIMRDMRNSVNRLVNCDTANLKKTATAAAKQVEDIELIKQKMGLTELPEKLQDLARLRLDNPELSLKEVAEQVADGPISKSGVNHRFKKIHEIAENLRQ, from the coding sequence ATGGCAAGTTATGCAAGTGAAGTTAAGAAAGAATTGACGTCGCTTAAGATTAATCCTGAACATGCGAAGGCAGAATTAGCTGCATTTTTGCGAATGAATGGTGTGCTAAACTTTCACGACCACCAGTTTAGTTTAGACATTACTACTGAAAACCCGGCGATCGCCCGTCATATTTTTTCATTGATTAAGACTGCTTATCGAGTAGAACCCCTGCTAATTGTTTCGCGGAAGATGAAATTAAAAAAGAATAATCAGTATTTGGTTCGCTTGCAAAATCACGTGCGTGAAATCCTATCAAACTTAGAAATCTTAACACCGCAAGCAGAATTAGTTACTAGAATTCCTGAGCGGATTACTTCGTCTAGGGAAGGCTCAATGTCATATTTGCGAGGAGCCTTTTTGGCTAGTGGTAGTGTCAATAATCCGGAAACTAGCAGATATCATTTGGAAATTTATTCAGCTTATCAAGATCACAACAATGATTTGCTTGAACTAATGAATCATTATTTTAATTTGAATGCCAAGACGACTCCCAGACGTAATGGTTACATTGTTTATCTCAAGGAAGCTGAAAAAATTGGTGATTTTTTGCATATTGTCGGAGCCTTAAATGCGATGCTGGCGTTTGAAGATTTGCGAATTATGCGGGATATGCGTAATTCTGTTAATCGGCTAGTTAATTGCGATACTGCTAATTTGAAAAAAACGGCAACGGCGGCTGCTAAGCAGGTTGAAGATATTGAATTAATTAAGCAAAAAATGGGCTTAACTGAATTACCAGAAAAACTGCAAGATCTGGCGCGTTTGCGCCTAGATAATCCAGAATTATCACTCAAAGAAGTGGCCGAGCAAGTTGCAGATGGACCAATTTCTAAATCTGGGGTTAATCATCGTTTTAAAAAAATTCATGAAATTGCTGAAAATTTACGACAATAA
- the yvcK gene encoding uridine diphosphate-N-acetylglucosamine-binding protein YvcK, protein MTYGEEKIIRVIKGRRPKVVVIGGGTGLPVILNALKDQNAEITAIVTVSDDGGSSGSIRNFINVVPPGDIRNVLVSLSDLPQEEKDIFQYRFDSSDSFFSGHAIGNLIIAALNEMHGNIFEAVQSLSKMMKIDGNVFPASNEPLTLNAEFVDGSVQAGEKEITDKDKRIKRVWVTNSNSDETPQAVLPVLAAIMQADAVVLGPGSLFTSILPNLMIPNLGEAVRQTKGEVIYICNIMTQLGETDHFSDSEHVKVINHHLGGHFIDTTLINGAPIDMSQFNPDDYDAYLEPVKNDFAGLRDQGSRVITADFIDQRSGLVFHDGQKVAKEIIALAFEAMSRRKRTNK, encoded by the coding sequence ATGACTTATGGCGAAGAAAAAATAATTCGCGTCATTAAGGGTAGACGTCCCAAAGTGGTCGTAATTGGTGGTGGTACTGGCTTGCCGGTTATTTTAAATGCATTAAAAGATCAAAATGCTGAAATTACTGCCATTGTGACTGTTTCAGATGATGGTGGTTCTTCTGGCTCGATTCGGAATTTTATCAATGTAGTGCCGCCAGGTGACATTCGTAACGTTTTAGTCTCTTTGAGTGATTTGCCACAAGAAGAAAAAGATATTTTTCAATATCGCTTCGATTCTTCAGATTCCTTTTTTTCTGGGCACGCGATTGGTAATTTAATCATTGCGGCTTTAAATGAAATGCATGGAAATATTTTTGAGGCAGTGCAATCTTTATCCAAGATGATGAAGATTGATGGTAATGTTTTTCCGGCCTCTAACGAGCCATTAACCCTCAATGCTGAGTTTGTTGATGGTAGTGTACAGGCTGGAGAAAAAGAAATTACCGACAAGGATAAGCGAATTAAGCGAGTTTGGGTTACGAATAGTAACTCGGATGAGACACCACAGGCTGTTTTACCAGTTCTGGCAGCCATTATGCAGGCAGATGCTGTTGTCTTGGGGCCTGGAAGTTTATTTACGTCAATTTTGCCTAATTTAATGATTCCTAACTTAGGTGAAGCCGTACGCCAGACCAAGGGTGAAGTAATTTATATTTGTAATATTATGACTCAGCTTGGAGAAACCGATCATTTTTCTGATAGTGAACATGTAAAGGTGATTAATCACCATTTGGGTGGGCACTTCATTGATACTACTCTGATCAATGGTGCGCCAATTGACATGTCGCAGTTTAATCCAGACGATTATGATGCCTATCTTGAACCAGTTAAAAATGACTTTGCCGGTTTGCGTGATCAAGGCAGTCGAGTAATCACTGCTGACTTCATTGATCAACGCAGCGGTCTGGTCTTTCATGATGGGCAAAAAGTGGCTAAAGAAATTATTGCACTGGCTTTTGAGGCGATGTCACGTAGAAAGAGAACTAACAAATAA
- the rapZ gene encoding RNase adapter RapZ — translation MSEKKKQLLIVTGMSGAGKTVASHALEDMGYFVVDNLPPTLLSSFWDLMVNSNDFTKVAVVIDLRMKSFYKDLINAVNSLEDNASVQVTTLFLDAANDALVARYKETRRLPPLVSRGGLLDGIVAERQILTPIKNRANKIIDTSQLSASQLKQKLIATFSEQQQQPFSIEVMSFGFKYGVPIDADIVMDVRFLPNPFYLPELRPFTGLDQRVANYVMDKPETKEFYQKFLDLLQTVLPGYIKEGKQQLTIAIGCTGGQHRSVAIAQQLARDLAKDYPVNVTHKEISRYTRK, via the coding sequence ATGTCTGAAAAGAAAAAGCAGTTATTAATTGTTACAGGCATGAGTGGCGCAGGTAAAACTGTTGCCTCACATGCGTTAGAAGATATGGGCTATTTTGTGGTTGATAATTTGCCGCCAACTTTACTAAGTAGCTTTTGGGACTTAATGGTTAATTCCAACGATTTTACTAAAGTAGCTGTGGTAATCGATTTGCGCATGAAGAGTTTTTACAAGGACTTGATTAATGCCGTCAATTCATTGGAAGATAATGCGTCAGTTCAAGTAACCACGCTTTTCTTAGATGCTGCTAACGACGCCTTGGTTGCCCGATATAAGGAAACACGTCGCTTGCCACCACTTGTTAGTAGGGGTGGATTACTTGACGGAATAGTGGCTGAACGGCAAATCTTAACGCCAATTAAAAATCGAGCTAATAAAATTATTGATACTTCACAGTTATCAGCCAGTCAATTGAAGCAAAAATTAATTGCTACTTTTAGCGAGCAGCAACAGCAGCCTTTTTCAATTGAAGTAATGTCATTTGGTTTTAAATATGGTGTACCAATTGATGCAGATATTGTGATGGATGTCAGATTTTTGCCCAATCCATTTTATTTGCCAGAGTTGCGGCCATTTACCGGACTTGATCAACGGGTTGCTAACTATGTTATGGACAAACCTGAAACCAAAGAATTTTATCAAAAATTCTTGGATCTTTTGCAGACAGTATTGCCTGGCTACATCAAGGAAGGTAAGCAACAATTAACGATTGCAATTGGGTGTACTGGTGGCCAACATCGCAGCGTCGCGATTGCACAGCAATTAGCGCGTGATTTAGCTAAAGATTATCCAGTTAATGTTACCCACAAGGAAATTAGCCGTTATACAAGAAAATAG
- a CDS encoding DUF308 domain-containing protein: MNNYSNYDQPRGFDWGALVAGVLMIIAGMFLIGHPGKALKAFVLLFAILSIVQGFVWLVFYSRFHNFISFGWVAIVSGILDIVIGILFLRSYDAGGLTLAYLFAIWFLFDSISGIVFASHLRNKSNFYFWISLILNILGLFLAIGLMFNPALSALTLIWLISFWLFMFGINEIVVAFAHR, translated from the coding sequence ATGAATAATTATTCTAATTATGATCAGCCACGTGGCTTTGATTGGGGAGCACTGGTTGCTGGAGTGTTGATGATCATCGCTGGGATGTTTCTAATTGGTCATCCAGGTAAAGCCCTTAAGGCATTCGTGTTATTATTTGCCATCTTGTCAATTGTACAAGGTTTTGTCTGGCTAGTCTTTTATAGCCGTTTCCATAACTTTATCTCTTTTGGCTGGGTTGCGATTGTCTCCGGTATTTTAGATATAGTAATCGGGATTTTGTTCTTGCGTTCATATGATGCTGGTGGGTTAACACTTGCTTACCTGTTTGCAATTTGGTTTTTGTTTGATTCTATTTCAGGAATCGTTTTTGCCAGTCATTTGCGTAATAAGTCGAACTTTTATTTCTGGATCAGTTTGATTTTGAATATTTTAGGTTTGTTTTTGGCGATCGGCTTGATGTTTAATCCGGCTTTATCGGCATTAACCTTAATTTGGTTAATTTCTTTCTGGTTGTTTATGTTTGGTATTAATGAAATTGTGGTTGCGTTTGCTCATCGGTAA
- the uvrA gene encoding excinuclease ABC subunit UvrA: MVNDKIVVRGAREHNLQDISLTIPKDKLVVITGLSGSGKSSLAFDTLYAEGRRRYVQSLSSYARQFLGQMDKPDVDAIDGLNPAISIDQKTTSHNPRSTVGTVTEINDYLRLLWARVGHPVCPNDGTLIERQSVEQMVDRILALPERTRIQLLAPVVRAKRGEHKDVFKRVQRSGYVRVIVDGEMHEIDEEFTLAKNKRHTIDIVVDRLVVKEGIRSRLFDSVEAALRLSDGYMNVDIIGGETLNFSEDYACPKCGFTVGEMEPRLFSFNAPFGACPDCDGLGVKLSVDQDLVIPDDGKTLAEGALAPWKNSKYYTQMLEQACAALKIPLDKPFKKLTKKQKETILYGSDKKIKFHVTGDFGVNDTTAAFEGVMDNVERRYHHPMSKFMRDVMGKYMTELTCTTCHGKRLNSKALAVKVMGKDIAEASELAINYALDFFKEVKLDKQESAIAKPILKEVCDRLAFLSSVGLDYLTLSRSANTLSGGEAQRIRLATQIGSNLSGVMYVLDEPSIGLHQRDNDRLIAALKKMRDLGNSLIVVEHDDETMRQADYLIDMGPGAGSYGGKVMAAGTPQEVEHNPKSLTGQYLAGKKFVPVPLKRRSGNGKNITITGAKENNLKNIKVAFPLGKLVVVTGVSGSGKSTLVNTILKRVLAQKLNRNQTKPGKYGSISGYKNIEKIIDIDQSPIGRTPRSNPATYTSVFDDIRALFAQTNEAKLRGYTKARFSFNVKGGRCEACHGDGIIKIEMNFLPDVYVPCEVCHGSRYNSETLEVTYRKHNIAQVLDMTISEACEFFDKIPKIARKLQTIVDVGLGYVKLGQSATTLSGGEAQRMKLAAELQKISTGKNFYILDEPTTGLHTDDIKRLLEVLQRLVDQGNTVLIIEHNLDVIKNADWLIDLGPEGGEGGGEVVATGTPEQLVENKQSFTGQYLKPVLERDTALTKKAKQNK; encoded by the coding sequence ATGGTAAACGATAAAATTGTTGTTCGCGGAGCGCGTGAGCATAATTTACAAGACATTAGTTTGACAATTCCAAAGGATAAATTGGTAGTTATTACAGGACTGTCTGGTTCTGGTAAAAGTTCGCTAGCTTTTGATACCTTATACGCTGAAGGACGCAGACGCTATGTACAATCATTGTCAAGCTACGCACGGCAATTCTTAGGCCAGATGGACAAACCGGATGTTGATGCGATTGATGGGCTAAATCCTGCAATTTCAATTGATCAAAAAACGACTTCTCATAATCCGCGCTCAACAGTTGGTACAGTGACAGAAATCAATGATTATTTGCGTCTGCTTTGGGCTAGAGTTGGGCACCCAGTTTGTCCTAATGATGGAACACTAATTGAACGTCAATCAGTAGAGCAAATGGTGGATCGAATTCTTGCTTTGCCTGAACGGACCCGTATTCAACTTTTGGCGCCAGTGGTACGTGCTAAGAGGGGCGAACATAAAGACGTTTTTAAGCGGGTGCAGCGGTCTGGCTATGTGCGAGTAATTGTCGATGGTGAAATGCATGAAATAGACGAAGAGTTTACTTTGGCTAAGAACAAGCGACATACAATCGATATTGTAGTTGATCGGTTAGTGGTTAAGGAAGGAATTCGTTCACGATTATTTGATTCTGTTGAAGCGGCGCTGAGACTGTCAGATGGCTATATGAATGTCGATATTATTGGCGGTGAGACCCTTAATTTTTCTGAAGATTATGCTTGTCCAAAATGTGGTTTTACTGTTGGTGAAATGGAACCGCGGTTATTTTCTTTTAATGCACCATTTGGAGCTTGTCCAGACTGTGATGGTTTAGGAGTAAAGCTTTCCGTTGATCAAGATTTGGTAATTCCTGACGATGGTAAAACCTTAGCTGAAGGAGCATTAGCACCTTGGAAAAATTCTAAGTATTATACGCAAATGCTTGAACAAGCTTGTGCAGCGCTGAAAATTCCGCTTGATAAACCGTTTAAAAAGTTAACTAAAAAACAAAAAGAAACTATTTTGTATGGCTCAGACAAAAAAATCAAGTTCCATGTAACTGGCGACTTTGGCGTTAATGACACTACTGCTGCTTTTGAGGGAGTAATGGATAATGTTGAGCGTCGTTATCATCATCCAATGTCTAAGTTTATGCGCGATGTCATGGGCAAGTATATGACCGAGCTAACTTGTACAACTTGTCATGGGAAGCGGCTGAATTCTAAGGCACTTGCTGTTAAGGTGATGGGCAAGGATATTGCGGAAGCTTCTGAATTAGCGATTAATTATGCGTTAGACTTTTTTAAAGAAGTTAAACTAGATAAGCAAGAAAGCGCGATTGCTAAGCCGATTCTGAAAGAAGTCTGTGATCGGTTAGCTTTTTTAAGTAGCGTGGGGCTTGACTATTTAACTTTATCGCGGTCGGCTAATACCTTATCTGGTGGTGAGGCACAAAGAATTCGTTTGGCAACTCAGATCGGCTCTAACTTGTCAGGAGTCATGTATGTTCTTGATGAACCATCAATTGGCTTGCATCAGCGTGATAATGATCGTCTGATCGCGGCGCTTAAAAAGATGCGTGATTTAGGCAATTCGCTAATTGTAGTGGAGCATGATGATGAGACTATGCGCCAAGCAGATTATCTAATTGACATGGGCCCTGGAGCAGGGAGTTATGGCGGCAAAGTAATGGCTGCTGGTACACCGCAAGAGGTGGAACATAACCCCAAATCGTTGACAGGTCAGTATTTAGCTGGTAAAAAGTTTGTACCGGTGCCGCTTAAGCGTCGCAGTGGCAACGGTAAAAATATCACCATAACTGGAGCTAAGGAAAATAATCTAAAGAATATTAAGGTAGCATTTCCCTTAGGTAAATTAGTGGTGGTAACTGGTGTGTCAGGTTCTGGTAAGTCTACTTTGGTTAATACTATTTTAAAACGAGTGCTTGCTCAAAAGTTAAACCGAAATCAGACTAAACCTGGTAAGTACGGTAGCATTAGTGGCTATAAAAATATCGAAAAGATTATTGATATTGATCAGAGCCCGATTGGTCGTACGCCACGCAGTAACCCAGCTACTTATACTAGTGTGTTTGATGATATTCGAGCACTTTTTGCACAAACTAATGAGGCAAAATTGCGCGGTTATACTAAAGCACGGTTTTCTTTTAATGTTAAAGGCGGTCGCTGCGAAGCATGTCACGGTGATGGAATTATCAAGATTGAGATGAATTTTTTGCCGGATGTGTATGTACCCTGTGAAGTATGCCATGGTAGTCGCTATAATTCAGAAACTTTAGAGGTTACGTACCGTAAGCATAATATTGCCCAAGTGCTTGATATGACAATTAGTGAAGCTTGTGAGTTCTTTGATAAAATTCCGAAGATTGCGCGAAAGTTGCAGACAATTGTTGATGTTGGCTTAGGCTACGTTAAATTGGGACAATCTGCAACGACCCTTTCTGGTGGAGAGGCCCAAAGGATGAAATTAGCAGCCGAGTTGCAAAAAATTTCAACTGGGAAAAACTTTTATATCTTAGATGAGCCAACAACCGGCTTGCATACCGATGATATTAAGCGACTGTTGGAAGTTTTGCAGCGTTTAGTCGATCAGGGGAATACTGTTTTGATTATTGAACATAATCTCGATGTAATTAAGAACGCTGATTGGCTAATCGATCTTGGTCCAGAGGGCGGAGAAGGTGGTGGCGAAGTTGTTGCTACTGGGACGCCTGAGCAGTTAGTTGAAAATAAGCAAAGTTTTACTGGACAATATCTGAAACCAGTTTTAGAACGTGATACGGCATTAACCAAAAAGGCTAAGCAAAACAAATAA
- the uvrB gene encoding excinuclease ABC subunit UvrB has protein sequence MIKRQEKRKFDLVSKFKPAGDQQQAIDQLTAGFKKGYHEQILEGATGTGKTFTMANIIAKLNKPTLVITHNKTLVGQLYGEFKEFFPNNAVDYFVSYYDYYQPEAYVPQSDTYIEKDSAINDEIDQLRHQATSDLMERNDVIVVASVSCIYGLGDPHEYAASVITVHEGEEYDRNTLLRDLVNLQYDRNDIDFQRGRFRVRGDVVEIFPAGNSSRAYRIEFFGDEIDRIVEIDSLTGEIMGERESISLFPATHFMTNDEQMQRALKLISEEMNVQVKEFEGQGKLLEAERIKQRTTYDMEMMDEVGFTSGIENYSRHMEGRKEGEPPYTLLDFFPDDFLILIDESHATMPEIRAMYNGDRNRKQTLIDYGFRLPSALDNRPLKLAEFEKFVKQILYVSATPGEYELERTDHKVEQIIRPTGLLDPKIEVRPIDGQIDDLVGEINKRIERNERVFVTTLTKKMAEDLTDYLKDLGIKVQYLHSDVKTLERTQILRDLRLGKYDVLIGINLLREGIDVPEVSLVAILDADKEGFLRAYRPLVQIMGRASRNANGEVIMYADTITDSMREAIDATQSRRKRQEAFNEEHHMQPKTIVKPIREMISATKVSDDAASGDSFADLNFDELTAKQKQTMIKDLRKQMQEAAKKLDFEGAANLRDAIMELESSSRKPIKKKGKTLNGKR, from the coding sequence ATGATAAAACGACAAGAAAAACGTAAATTTGATTTAGTATCCAAGTTTAAACCAGCAGGAGATCAGCAACAGGCGATTGATCAGTTAACCGCTGGCTTTAAAAAGGGTTATCATGAACAAATTCTTGAAGGAGCTACTGGAACTGGAAAAACTTTTACGATGGCTAATATTATTGCTAAATTAAACAAGCCGACCCTAGTAATTACTCATAACAAAACGCTGGTAGGGCAACTATATGGAGAGTTCAAAGAATTTTTCCCCAATAATGCTGTTGATTATTTTGTTTCTTACTATGATTACTATCAACCTGAAGCTTATGTGCCACAATCTGACACTTATATTGAAAAAGATTCAGCAATTAATGATGAAATTGACCAGCTTCGTCATCAAGCTACTAGTGATCTGATGGAACGCAATGATGTAATTGTTGTGGCTTCCGTATCTTGTATTTACGGCTTGGGTGATCCTCATGAATATGCGGCAAGTGTGATCACTGTTCATGAAGGTGAAGAATATGATCGTAATACCTTGTTGCGTGATTTAGTTAATTTGCAATATGATCGCAATGATATCGATTTTCAAAGAGGACGTTTCCGGGTGCGCGGCGATGTCGTAGAAATTTTCCCAGCAGGTAACTCAAGTCGAGCATATCGCATTGAATTTTTTGGCGATGAAATTGATCGAATTGTTGAAATTGATTCTTTAACCGGTGAAATCATGGGTGAGCGGGAAAGTATTTCGCTATTTCCGGCAACCCACTTTATGACCAATGATGAACAGATGCAGCGAGCTTTAAAGCTAATCTCTGAGGAAATGAATGTCCAGGTAAAAGAATTTGAAGGTCAAGGTAAGTTATTAGAGGCTGAACGGATTAAACAACGTACTACCTATGATATGGAGATGATGGACGAGGTTGGCTTTACTAGTGGAATCGAGAACTATTCTCGACATATGGAAGGCCGTAAAGAAGGTGAGCCACCATATACCTTACTGGATTTCTTTCCTGATGACTTTTTGATTTTAATAGATGAGTCTCATGCGACTATGCCGGAAATTCGAGCAATGTATAATGGCGACCGCAATCGTAAACAGACTCTAATTGATTATGGTTTTCGCTTACCATCAGCGTTAGATAATCGCCCATTGAAATTAGCGGAATTTGAAAAATTTGTTAAGCAAATTTTATATGTTTCAGCTACTCCAGGAGAGTATGAATTGGAGCGTACAGATCATAAGGTTGAACAAATTATTAGGCCAACAGGTCTGCTTGATCCCAAGATTGAGGTTAGACCGATTGATGGCCAAATTGATGACCTTGTTGGCGAGATTAATAAGCGAATTGAACGTAATGAACGGGTCTTTGTGACCACCTTAACTAAAAAGATGGCGGAAGATCTAACTGATTATCTCAAAGATTTAGGGATTAAAGTTCAATATTTGCATTCGGACGTTAAGACGTTAGAAAGAACCCAAATTTTGCGTGATTTACGTTTGGGTAAATATGATGTTTTAATTGGTATTAACTTGTTGCGTGAAGGGATCGACGTTCCTGAGGTGTCACTAGTTGCAATTCTGGATGCCGATAAAGAGGGCTTTTTAAGAGCATACCGTCCTTTGGTGCAGATTATGGGACGAGCTTCGCGAAATGCTAATGGCGAAGTAATTATGTATGCAGATACGATTACTGATTCGATGCGTGAAGCAATTGACGCGACCCAAAGTCGGCGTAAACGACAAGAAGCTTTTAATGAAGAGCACCATATGCAACCTAAGACGATTGTTAAGCCGATTAGAGAAATGATTTCGGCAACTAAGGTAAGTGATGATGCTGCTTCTGGTGATAGTTTTGCTGATTTAAACTTTGATGAGTTAACTGCTAAGCAAAAGCAGACTATGATTAAAGATTTGCGTAAGCAAATGCAGGAGGCTGCTAAGAAGCTTGACTTTGAAGGAGCCGCTAATTTACGGGATGCGATCATGGAATTGGAATCTTCGAGTAGAAAGCCGATTAAGAAAAAGGGAAAAACATTAAATGGTAAACGATAA